The Pontibacter pudoricolor genome contains a region encoding:
- a CDS encoding ABC transporter permease: MGTQVSEEEKWDLVIEPKHNWFDLNLKEIWKYRDLLWLWVRREYVGAYKQTILGPFWHFISPIFGTLTYMLVFGKIANLSTDGVPMFLFYNAGLAIWNFFNGCYGSTSSAFQRYAGIFGKVYFPRLIMPMASIISSLIKFGIQFSFFLVVYAYIIVVQGYEPSLGWGLLYIPVSLFLMAGIGFGFGIIVSAITTKYRDLNLLMGFVMTLLMYATPIIYSFTSVDHELKKYLAVNPLVAPTEAFKFALFGVGDFSILSLTYSFSWMIGLLLIGIVLFNKTEKNFMDTV; this comes from the coding sequence ATGGGCACCCAAGTTAGTGAAGAAGAAAAATGGGATCTGGTAATTGAACCAAAACATAATTGGTTTGACCTAAATCTTAAAGAGATCTGGAAGTATCGGGATCTGCTTTGGTTGTGGGTGAGAAGAGAATATGTAGGAGCATATAAGCAAACAATTTTAGGGCCTTTTTGGCATTTCATATCCCCTATATTCGGTACTCTAACTTACATGTTAGTATTTGGTAAGATAGCTAATTTGTCCACAGATGGTGTGCCAATGTTCTTATTTTACAATGCAGGGCTTGCCATCTGGAATTTTTTTAACGGGTGCTATGGCAGTACTTCTAGTGCCTTTCAAAGGTATGCAGGTATCTTTGGGAAAGTCTATTTCCCCAGGCTCATTATGCCGATGGCGAGTATTATATCCAGTCTTATAAAATTTGGTATTCAATTTTCTTTTTTCCTGGTAGTTTATGCTTATATAATTGTTGTACAGGGGTATGAGCCATCTTTAGGGTGGGGGCTATTATATATTCCAGTCTCTCTTTTTCTTATGGCTGGAATCGGATTTGGGTTTGGTATCATAGTTTCCGCCATTACCACCAAATATCGGGATCTTAACTTATTGATGGGTTTTGTGATGACATTATTAATGTATGCAACTCCTATTATATATTCTTTTACTTCTGTAGACCATGAACTTAAAAAATATTTGGCGGTGAATCCTTTAGTAGCTCCTACCGAAGCATTTAAGTTTGCCCTGTTCGGCGTTGGAGATTTTTCTATTCTTTCTTTAACTTATAGTTTTAGCTGGATGATAGGACTACTTTTGATAGGTATTGTTCTATTTAACAAGACTGAAAAAAATTTCATGGATACTGTTTAG
- the gmd gene encoding GDP-mannose 4,6-dehydratase, with translation MKTALITGVTGQDGAYLAELLLSKGYKVHGLKRRSSLFNTDRIDHLYQDPHEKNINFKLHYGDLTDSTNIIRIIQETQPDEIYNLAAMSHVKVSFDTPEYTANADGIGTLRILEAIRILGLTEKTRIYQASTSELYGLVQAVPQSETTPFYPRSPYAVAKLYAYWITVNYREAYNMFACNGILFNHESPLRGETFVTRKITRAAARIALGLQDSLYLGNMDAKRDWGHAKDYVEAMWRILQQDTPEDFVIATGVTTTVRDFVKMSFAEVGIDIEFRGEGVDEKGYIAACNNPNYQLEIGKEVVCVDPNYFRPTEVELLIGDPTKSKTKLGWEPKYDLEALVKDMMQSDLELFKRDTYLMEGGHRVLNYHE, from the coding sequence ATGAAGACAGCCCTTATAACCGGCGTTACCGGACAAGACGGTGCGTATCTAGCCGAACTGTTATTAAGCAAAGGATATAAAGTACATGGTTTAAAGCGTCGTAGCTCCCTTTTTAATACCGATCGTATCGATCACCTGTACCAGGATCCGCATGAGAAAAATATTAATTTTAAGCTACATTACGGCGACCTTACGGACTCTACTAACATCATCCGTATTATCCAGGAAACACAGCCGGACGAAATTTATAACCTGGCGGCAATGAGCCATGTGAAGGTAAGCTTTGATACGCCGGAGTATACTGCAAATGCAGATGGAATAGGTACATTGCGTATTTTAGAAGCGATTCGAATCCTTGGCCTTACTGAGAAAACACGCATCTACCAGGCATCTACTTCTGAGTTGTATGGTTTGGTGCAGGCAGTGCCACAGTCAGAAACAACGCCATTTTATCCGCGCTCACCTTATGCGGTAGCAAAGCTTTATGCGTATTGGATCACGGTGAACTATAGAGAGGCCTACAACATGTTTGCCTGCAACGGTATTTTGTTTAACCACGAGTCTCCGCTGCGCGGTGAGACTTTCGTGACACGTAAAATAACACGGGCTGCAGCACGAATTGCACTTGGCTTACAGGATAGTTTATACCTGGGTAATATGGATGCCAAACGTGACTGGGGTCATGCCAAAGATTATGTAGAAGCCATGTGGCGCATACTGCAGCAGGATACACCGGAAGACTTTGTTATCGCTACCGGCGTAACAACCACTGTTCGTGATTTCGTGAAGATGTCATTTGCTGAAGTAGGTATTGATATTGAATTCAGGGGAGAAGGTGTGGATGAAAAAGGCTATATCGCTGCCTGCAACAACCCGAACTACCAGCTTGAAATAGGCAAAGAAGTAGTTTGCGTGGATCCTAACTACTTCCGTCCAACTGAAGTGGAGTTACTGATTGGTGACCCTACCAAATCTAAGACAAAGCTAGGCTGGGAGCCAAAATACGATCTGGAAGCATTGGTAAAAGATATGATGCAGTCTGACCTGGAGTTATTCAAGCGTGATACCTACCTGATGGAAGGTGGCCACCGGGTTCTTAATTACCATGAATAG
- the fcl gene encoding GDP-L-fucose synthase, with the protein MEKNAKIYVAGHRGMVGSAICRKLKENGYQNLITRTSSELDLRNQQAVFDFFAEEKPDYVFLAAAKVGGIQANNTYRADFLYDNLMIEANIIHAAYSNKVTKLMFLGSSCIYPKMAPQPLKEEYLLTGTLEQTNEPYAIAKIAGIKLCEAYRDQYGCNFISVMPTNLYGYNDNYDLNNSHVLPALIRKFHEAKVNGSSEVIVWGTGSPMREFLFADDLAEACLYLMENYNERELVNIGTGEDISIKDLALLVKEVTGFEGELVFDTSKPDGTPRKLMDVSKLHNTGFKHKIGLREGIGLAYEDFQKKFVSQNISEIQKV; encoded by the coding sequence ATGGAAAAGAATGCCAAAATATATGTAGCGGGACACCGGGGTATGGTCGGTTCTGCTATTTGCCGCAAGCTCAAAGAAAACGGTTATCAAAATCTGATTACCCGTACTTCATCAGAACTCGACCTTCGAAATCAACAGGCTGTTTTTGATTTCTTTGCTGAAGAAAAGCCTGATTATGTTTTCCTTGCAGCTGCTAAAGTAGGTGGTATACAAGCTAACAATACGTACCGTGCTGATTTCCTGTATGACAACCTGATGATCGAGGCAAACATCATACATGCAGCTTATTCGAATAAGGTTACAAAACTGATGTTTCTAGGCTCTTCCTGCATCTATCCAAAAATGGCCCCACAACCCTTAAAGGAAGAATATCTGCTGACTGGTACGCTGGAGCAGACCAATGAGCCCTATGCTATTGCCAAAATTGCCGGCATAAAACTATGTGAAGCCTATCGCGACCAATATGGCTGTAACTTTATTAGTGTAATGCCTACCAACCTTTATGGCTACAACGATAACTATGATCTGAACAATTCGCATGTTCTGCCAGCACTGATTCGTAAGTTTCATGAAGCAAAAGTGAATGGATCATCTGAAGTTATAGTTTGGGGTACCGGTAGCCCAATGCGTGAATTCCTGTTCGCTGATGACCTGGCTGAAGCCTGTCTCTACCTGATGGAAAACTATAATGAGCGCGAATTGGTAAATATTGGTACCGGCGAAGATATTTCTATTAAGGACCTGGCCTTACTTGTAAAGGAAGTTACTGGTTTTGAAGGAGAGCTCGTTTTTGATACAAGCAAACCGGATGGAACCCCTCGTAAATTAATGGATGTTAGTAAGTTACATAACACAGGGTTTAAGCATAAGATCGGGTTACGTGAGGGAATAGGTCTGGCTTATGAAGACTTTCAGAAAAAGTTTGTCAGCCAAAATATTTCAGAGATTCAGAAAGTATAA
- a CDS encoding GumC family protein: MENKPLRQTNTFDIQNLLLKVLRNWYWVLASLLIALAAAFFVNRYTIPAFEVSSSVMIIKPVEQGASASALLYGEEPFQGSRGLTNESVLIKTKSLVAQTLQKLDFQVSYYQQGNVKLTEVYKSLSPFIVNFDSAAINTPYGVLIKVTPTSNKTYTLSSENLYWNGLFVSKEFKSGKSYNISDFRFTISFKHGEVDTPNELLFRISRPEDLASSYAGRLDVSSMPGGASALVLKIGGNTPEKEKEFLNAHMETYKQNNLDIKNSNAINTLGFIDDQLQQISDSLYFIESRLEEFKRGNSRLDISSEGNKFAQQVQSLEEQKASLLLNQKYYDYLKVYLRKGKALDQLVIPSNLGIQDPVLNGLIGNLVTLQGEVETISQQDLNANPIVTNELKIKRQQVAELSSNILENLRNIEAANSIAINELNKRINVASAQLQRLPAAERKLINIQRLYSLSENLYVFLMEKRTEAGIAKAANTSDVTILSEAHVSAQTAPNTSKNYITALLLGLALPVGLIFLKDYFNNRVASQEDILKYTALPILGIVGHNRKESSTLIDQNPKSALAEAFRTVRSNLRFMVNQDTHGGKLIVVTSSVSGEGKTFSAKNLAYIFAISGERTLLINADMRKPNNNTDFGVLSSLGLSNYLAGYATMEDVIHQTLQENLFILPSGDIPPNPSELLLNRRMDELVKLLRNSYDYIILDTPPVGILSDGLELMQIADANIFMVRQDYTLKSFLNNIQQQFESGKIRNTAILFNDVDYRKLNYGYGYGYGYGYGYYSDDMENQPWWKKFKF; the protein is encoded by the coding sequence TTGGAAAATAAGCCTCTTAGACAGACTAATACCTTTGATATCCAGAACCTGTTACTCAAGGTTCTTAGAAACTGGTATTGGGTTTTAGCTTCTCTACTGATTGCACTTGCAGCTGCATTTTTTGTAAACCGTTATACTATTCCGGCCTTTGAGGTAAGTTCGTCGGTTATGATCATCAAACCGGTAGAGCAGGGTGCGTCGGCATCGGCTCTGCTGTATGGCGAAGAACCATTTCAAGGGTCCAGGGGGTTAACCAACGAGTCTGTTTTAATTAAGACAAAATCGCTTGTAGCGCAAACACTACAAAAGCTCGATTTCCAGGTAAGTTACTATCAGCAGGGGAACGTAAAGCTTACAGAGGTATATAAGTCACTGTCACCATTCATCGTTAATTTTGATTCAGCAGCTATAAACACGCCTTACGGAGTATTAATTAAAGTAACTCCAACAAGCAACAAAACTTATACCCTTAGCTCTGAAAACCTATACTGGAATGGGTTATTTGTTAGCAAGGAATTTAAGTCTGGGAAATCCTACAACATTAGTGACTTTAGATTTACAATTTCTTTTAAGCACGGAGAAGTAGATACACCCAATGAATTATTGTTCAGGATTTCACGCCCTGAAGATCTGGCCAGTTCCTATGCTGGTCGGTTAGATGTTTCCTCCATGCCTGGCGGAGCATCAGCATTGGTTCTGAAAATAGGGGGCAATACGCCAGAAAAAGAGAAAGAATTCCTGAATGCGCATATGGAAACATATAAGCAGAATAACCTGGATATTAAAAACTCAAATGCTATCAATACCTTAGGTTTTATAGATGATCAGCTTCAGCAGATAAGTGATTCGCTTTACTTTATAGAGAGCAGGTTGGAGGAATTTAAACGAGGTAATTCAAGACTTGATATCAGTAGCGAAGGGAATAAGTTCGCCCAACAGGTACAATCGTTGGAAGAACAAAAAGCGTCTCTGCTTTTAAACCAAAAGTATTATGATTACTTAAAGGTTTACCTGAGAAAAGGCAAAGCACTGGATCAACTGGTAATACCTTCTAACCTTGGAATTCAGGATCCTGTCTTAAATGGTTTAATTGGAAACTTAGTTACTTTGCAAGGTGAGGTTGAGACGATAAGTCAGCAGGATCTCAACGCAAACCCTATCGTAACAAACGAGCTTAAAATCAAACGGCAGCAGGTTGCTGAGCTGAGCAGTAATATACTTGAAAACCTACGTAACATTGAAGCAGCAAATTCCATTGCGATCAATGAACTTAATAAAAGGATCAATGTAGCATCCGCTCAACTTCAACGTTTGCCGGCTGCCGAAAGGAAACTGATCAATATCCAGCGTTTATACAGTCTAAGCGAAAATCTGTATGTTTTCCTGATGGAAAAACGAACAGAAGCAGGTATAGCCAAAGCTGCAAATACCTCTGATGTTACCATTCTTAGCGAAGCACATGTTTCCGCGCAAACTGCTCCTAATACATCTAAAAATTATATCACTGCCTTGCTACTCGGGTTAGCCCTACCTGTAGGCCTGATCTTCTTAAAAGATTACTTTAATAACAGAGTTGCCAGCCAGGAAGATATTCTGAAATATACAGCCTTGCCCATATTAGGAATAGTTGGTCATAACAGAAAGGAGAGTAGCACACTCATCGATCAAAATCCCAAATCTGCGCTGGCGGAAGCTTTCAGAACAGTACGGTCTAATCTACGGTTCATGGTGAATCAGGATACGCATGGAGGAAAGCTTATCGTTGTCACTTCGTCTGTAAGTGGTGAAGGAAAAACGTTCTCTGCTAAGAATCTGGCATACATATTTGCGATATCTGGTGAACGAACACTTTTGATTAATGCAGATATGCGAAAGCCTAATAACAATACCGATTTTGGCGTTCTAAGTAGCTTAGGGCTTAGTAATTACCTGGCAGGCTATGCTACTATGGAAGATGTCATTCATCAGACATTGCAAGAGAATTTGTTTATCCTACCTTCCGGTGATATTCCGCCCAATCCTTCTGAATTGCTATTGAACAGGCGGATGGATGAACTGGTTAAATTGCTACGTAACTCTTATGACTATATTATTCTGGATACACCACCCGTTGGTATATTATCAGATGGTCTTGAGCTGATGCAAATTGCTGATGCGAATATCTTTATGGTACGTCAGGACTATACGCTGAAGTCTTTCCTGAATAATATACAGCAGCAGTTTGAAAGCGGTAAAATTCGGAACACCGCCATACTCTTTAACGATGTGGATTACCGTAAATTAAACTATGGGTATGGGTATGGCTACGGGTATGGTTACGGATATTATTCTGATGATATGGAAAATCAGCCCTGGTGGAAGAAGTTTAAGTTTTAG
- a CDS encoding polysaccharide biosynthesis/export family protein — protein sequence MRNTLTIVYTLLCLLLAASCVPQKKLVLLQDKPDKADQANADALLKTFDLQRPVYTLKPGDVLSLKVQTTTPAEYNFLGQATTATTSSDPVLEGYTIDAEGNILIPTVGKVNLQGLTLAEARLKVTEALKPYLTDPTVNMRFLTFRFSVIGEVGAQGQFTTYQDDINLMEAIANAGGFSPYANRGNIKLIRYEAGQAKLYTFSLLDDNTIAQANFYLQPNDMIVVDPLPARNIRENLIANVSLTLSLIATISLLLSRFL from the coding sequence ATGCGAAACACCCTAACTATAGTTTATACGTTGCTCTGCCTTCTGCTGGCCGCTTCCTGCGTGCCACAGAAAAAGCTGGTCTTGTTGCAGGATAAGCCTGATAAAGCCGATCAGGCAAATGCAGATGCTCTTTTAAAAACATTCGACCTGCAACGCCCGGTTTATACCTTAAAGCCAGGCGATGTACTCTCTTTGAAAGTGCAGACAACTACGCCGGCTGAGTATAATTTCTTAGGGCAGGCTACCACCGCCACAACCAGCTCCGATCCGGTTTTGGAAGGCTACACCATAGATGCAGAAGGCAATATACTTATCCCGACCGTTGGCAAAGTTAACTTACAGGGCTTAACACTAGCTGAAGCCCGTCTTAAAGTTACAGAGGCCTTAAAACCATACTTAACCGATCCTACTGTTAACATGCGCTTCCTTACTTTCCGATTCTCTGTGATCGGAGAAGTAGGGGCACAAGGTCAGTTTACAACTTACCAGGATGACATAAACCTGATGGAAGCAATTGCCAACGCCGGAGGCTTTTCTCCTTATGCTAATCGGGGAAACATTAAACTTATCCGTTACGAAGCTGGTCAGGCAAAACTATACACGTTCAGTTTGCTGGATGATAACACGATTGCCCAGGCAAATTTCTATCTTCAGCCAAATGACATGATTGTAGTAGACCCTTTGCCGGCTAGAAATATCAGAGAAAACCTTATTGCAAATGTTAGCTTAACCTTATCGTTAATTGCAACGATCAGTTTACTTTTGTCCAGATTTTTATAA
- a CDS encoding DUF481 domain-containing protein produces MFTSSPLSIVLHLASLIVQKPGSTTNLFLAVFFLSIINVTEVSAQILNIERARIDRDSGNYITGKAGFNFSMFNRNAGKNNPNNFLQLTFNGDVAYISAKHSYLLLNYYNYLLVNYDNKEQRNTVASNGYAHLRVNLHRRRRLSYELFAQAQSDRARGLEVRGLAGAGLRFALLRRENTNLFIGSGLMHEYEKWESPEEGEGILTSNLPKLTNYISNKSLINSHVSTEAIVYYQTGYDGKIGAFRNRVSGDANLLFKLNNTLSFRTGFNCTFENKPIVPVTRFVYAITNGIQVNF; encoded by the coding sequence ATGTTTACAAGTAGCCCGCTTTCAATCGTATTACATTTAGCAAGTCTTATAGTTCAGAAACCCGGCAGTACTACCAATCTCTTTTTAGCTGTTTTCTTCTTATCTATCATAAATGTAACAGAAGTAAGTGCGCAGATACTCAATATCGAACGTGCCCGTATTGACCGCGATTCTGGTAACTATATAACCGGTAAGGCCGGCTTCAATTTCTCGATGTTTAACCGCAATGCCGGTAAAAATAACCCGAACAATTTCCTGCAGTTAACTTTTAATGGCGATGTGGCTTATATTTCGGCCAAACACAGCTATTTGCTCCTTAACTATTATAATTACCTGTTAGTAAACTATGACAACAAAGAGCAGCGTAATACGGTTGCGAGTAACGGGTATGCCCATCTCCGGGTAAATCTGCACCGGCGAAGGCGTTTGTCTTATGAGCTATTTGCCCAGGCACAATCTGACCGGGCACGCGGCCTTGAAGTAAGAGGTCTGGCAGGAGCAGGACTGCGATTTGCTTTACTCCGGCGAGAAAACACTAATTTATTTATTGGGTCAGGCCTGATGCATGAATATGAAAAGTGGGAATCACCGGAAGAGGGTGAAGGAATCTTAACATCCAACTTGCCTAAGCTGACAAATTATATCAGCAACAAATCGTTAATAAACAGTCATGTCTCAACCGAAGCTATAGTTTATTACCAGACCGGGTACGATGGTAAAATAGGTGCTTTTAGAAACAGGGTGAGTGGAGATGCCAATTTACTTTTTAAACTAAACAATACGCTCTCGTTCAGAACCGGCTTTAACTGTACCTTTGAGAATAAACCTATAGTTCCTGTTACTCGCTTCGTATACGCAATCACAAATGGGATACAGGTTAATTTTTAA
- a CDS encoding HD domain-containing protein: protein MGNTKSMHTQQEIIDKTAAHVQELLSGEGSGHDWWHILRVWNNAKTIAATENAELFIVELAALLHDIGDHKFHNGDETVGPRLAAEWLKQLQVKDETINHITTIIKELSFKGAGTTSAMHTIEGRIVQDADRLDAIGAIGIARTFAYGGHKNREMYNPEISPEMHDNFEAYKNSTAPTINHFYEKLLLLKDRMHTQTAKRMALQRHAYMETYLEQFFAEWSGLK, encoded by the coding sequence TTGGGAAACACTAAATCGATGCACACACAACAGGAAATAATAGACAAAACAGCGGCACATGTTCAGGAGTTGCTTTCAGGAGAAGGTTCGGGCCATGACTGGTGGCACATACTACGGGTTTGGAACAATGCTAAAACGATAGCTGCCACTGAAAATGCCGAACTTTTTATAGTTGAACTAGCAGCGCTTTTACACGACATCGGAGACCATAAATTCCATAACGGAGACGAAACTGTTGGTCCAAGACTTGCAGCTGAATGGCTGAAACAGCTACAAGTAAAAGATGAAACTATTAATCATATCACAACTATAATCAAAGAGTTATCTTTTAAAGGAGCGGGCACAACCTCAGCGATGCATACTATAGAAGGGCGTATAGTGCAGGATGCTGATCGTCTGGATGCCATTGGCGCGATTGGCATAGCACGTACTTTTGCTTATGGTGGCCACAAGAACCGAGAGATGTACAACCCGGAAATCTCCCCTGAAATGCACGACAACTTTGAAGCTTATAAAAACAGCACTGCCCCAACTATAAATCATTTTTACGAAAAGCTTTTACTGTTGAAAGACCGTATGCACACCCAAACCGCTAAAAGAATGGCATTGCAAAGGCACGCTTATATGGAAACTTACCTGGAGCAATTCTTTGCAGAATGGAGTGGCCTTAAATAA
- a CDS encoding cation:proton antiporter domain-containing protein yields MEMPLLDDVVIILGLAVVVILLFQRFKLPTILGFLITGVIAGPHGLSLVQDIHNIEMLAEIGVIMLLFIIGMEFSLRKLALIKRIILLGGATQVFGSIFLAAAVMQLFNYSLGQSVFIGFLISLSSTAIVLKLLQDKGEINSPHGKVILGILIFQDIIVVPMMLLAPLLTGDVDNIGLKLLLMLLKGVLVIVVVLLSARYVVPKLLYSVVQTRSKELFILSIVAICFMVAWFTSMLGLSLALGAFMAGLIISESEYSHQATSNVLPFREIFTSFFFVSIGMLLDVTFLMEHLPVVLLLTIGTFLINTMVATLAARLLQYPIRTAIIVGIALFQVGEFAFILSKAGISYGLLTPITYQYFLSVSLFSMALTPFALQYSHQIANFISKKLPSNFEPKAVISAYQSDLDELPEMEDHIVIIGYGINGRNVAKAARYAHIPYTIVEMNAVTVKRERQNGEHILFGDAVHGNILAHVNIHKARVAVIAISDPDSTKRIIAAIREISQKVHVIVRTRFVEEMQDNYSLGANEVIPEEFETSIEIFTRVLNKYLLPQDDIENFTRQIRSDNYDMLRSMQPSGSKINNLSSELPDIEVASLRIYTTDETIVGQPLEKANLRDRYNITIVAIKRQAQTILDINGHTNLLQGDVVYVVGLPDDVYNFENALKEA; encoded by the coding sequence ATGGAGATGCCTTTGCTTGATGATGTAGTGATCATACTCGGATTGGCCGTGGTTGTTATCCTGCTGTTTCAGCGTTTTAAGCTACCTACAATTCTTGGCTTTTTAATTACCGGTGTTATTGCCGGACCGCATGGCCTTAGCCTGGTGCAGGATATACATAATATCGAGATGCTGGCTGAGATCGGAGTCATAATGCTGCTGTTTATTATTGGTATGGAGTTTTCGCTGAGAAAGCTGGCGTTAATAAAACGGATCATACTTTTAGGTGGCGCTACGCAGGTCTTCGGATCAATATTTCTGGCAGCGGCTGTAATGCAACTATTCAACTATAGTTTAGGGCAGTCAGTTTTCATCGGCTTTCTTATTTCCCTGAGCAGTACAGCTATAGTTCTGAAACTATTACAGGATAAAGGCGAAATAAACAGCCCTCATGGCAAGGTAATACTGGGCATTCTTATTTTTCAGGATATCATAGTGGTTCCTATGATGCTGCTTGCCCCGCTTTTAACAGGCGATGTAGATAATATCGGCCTTAAGTTGCTGCTGATGTTGCTGAAAGGAGTGCTTGTTATAGTAGTTGTACTTCTGAGCGCCCGCTATGTGGTGCCAAAACTACTTTATTCCGTTGTACAGACAAGAAGCAAAGAACTCTTCATCCTATCTATAGTTGCTATCTGTTTTATGGTGGCGTGGTTTACTTCCATGCTAGGTCTTTCGCTGGCGCTTGGTGCTTTTATGGCAGGCCTTATCATCTCCGAATCTGAATACAGTCACCAGGCAACGAGCAACGTTTTACCTTTCCGCGAGATATTTACCAGCTTCTTTTTTGTCTCCATCGGCATGTTGCTTGATGTCACCTTTTTAATGGAGCATCTGCCTGTTGTTCTTTTATTAACGATTGGCACCTTTCTGATAAATACAATGGTAGCAACGCTGGCTGCCAGGCTGCTGCAATATCCTATTCGTACTGCTATTATTGTTGGTATTGCGTTGTTTCAGGTCGGTGAATTTGCATTTATACTTTCTAAAGCCGGCATTTCCTACGGGTTGCTCACTCCTATTACCTATCAGTATTTTCTGTCCGTGTCGTTGTTCAGTATGGCCCTCACTCCTTTTGCCTTACAGTATTCTCATCAGATAGCTAACTTTATCAGCAAAAAGCTACCATCCAATTTTGAGCCAAAGGCGGTGATTTCCGCATATCAGAGTGACCTTGATGAACTACCCGAAATGGAGGATCATATTGTAATCATTGGGTACGGTATAAACGGCCGGAATGTAGCCAAAGCAGCCCGTTACGCACACATACCCTATACTATAGTGGAGATGAACGCTGTAACCGTAAAAAGAGAGCGGCAAAACGGGGAGCATATACTTTTTGGGGATGCTGTACACGGCAACATATTAGCACATGTTAACATACATAAAGCGCGGGTAGCTGTTATTGCTATCTCAGACCCGGACTCAACCAAACGAATTATTGCGGCTATAAGAGAAATCAGCCAAAAAGTGCATGTAATAGTTCGTACCCGTTTTGTAGAGGAAATGCAGGATAACTATAGCCTTGGTGCAAACGAAGTGATACCTGAAGAATTTGAAACATCCATCGAAATATTTACCAGGGTTCTTAACAAGTACCTGCTCCCGCAAGACGATATAGAGAATTTTACGCGCCAGATACGCTCTGATAATTATGATATGCTGCGTAGCATGCAACCCTCAGGCAGTAAAATAAACAACCTGAGTTCGGAATTGCCTGATATAGAAGTTGCTAGCCTGCGTATTTATACTACAGATGAAACTATAGTTGGCCAGCCTTTGGAAAAAGCGAATCTACGTGACAGATATAATATAACTATAGTTGCCATTAAGCGCCAGGCACAAACGATACTCGACATCAATGGTCATACGAACTTACTGCAAGGCGACGTAGTGTATGTTGTAGGCTTACCCGACGATGTGTACAATTTCGAAAATGCACTAAAAGAGGCTTGA
- a CDS encoding DUF4136 domain-containing protein, with product MKNYLSLLFLCLLLLCGCVASSVSSRPNSVAATGVKTLNFKTYAWYQDQPVAPIAYDEGYTGSLNKHIRQAVEEELQKKGFTKATGANPDILVAYDVSVSVPEEKDINTNYINGFGYSYAYMSGYRYNYGNEELPGYRAVDLYKSGTLIIDLINPKTNELIWRGWKEGAISNFKAGYSSVRSEVGKVLEPLQMR from the coding sequence ATGAAAAATTATCTCTCTCTGCTGTTTTTATGCCTGCTGTTACTGTGTGGTTGTGTTGCAAGTTCGGTTTCAAGCAGACCAAATAGTGTTGCCGCTACTGGTGTAAAAACATTGAACTTTAAAACCTATGCCTGGTATCAGGATCAGCCTGTGGCACCGATCGCTTACGACGAAGGGTATACCGGTAGCCTGAATAAACACATCAGACAAGCAGTAGAGGAGGAGTTACAGAAAAAGGGTTTTACGAAAGCCACTGGTGCCAACCCTGATATTTTAGTGGCTTATGATGTAAGCGTATCGGTGCCGGAAGAGAAAGATATTAACACTAACTATATAAATGGTTTTGGCTATAGTTATGCTTATATGTCGGGGTACAGGTATAATTATGGAAATGAGGAATTGCCTGGATACCGCGCCGTTGACCTTTACAAAAGTGGCACCCTGATCATAGATTTGATAAACCCTAAAACGAATGAGCTTATCTGGAGAGGTTGGAAAGAAGGTGCTATTTCAAATTTTAAAGCTGGCTATAGTTCGGTTCGTAGCGAAGTAGGGAAAGTATTGGAGCCACTGCAAATGCGTTAA